A region of Saccharomyces mikatae IFO 1815 strain IFO1815 genome assembly, chromosome: 12 DNA encodes the following proteins:
- the LSM3 gene encoding U4/U6-U5 snRNP complex subunit LSM3 (similar to Saccharomyces cerevisiae LSM3 (YLR438C-A); ancestral locus Anc_4.319), with protein sequence METPLDLLKLNLDERVYIKLRGARTLVGTLQAFDSHCNIVLSDAVETIYQLNNEELSESERRCEMVFIRGDTVTLISTPNEDDDGAVEI encoded by the coding sequence ATGGAGACGCCTTTGGACTTATTGAAACTGAACCTCGACGAGAGGGTGTATATCAAGCTGCGCGGGGCCAGGACGCTGGTGGGCACCCTGCAGGCTTTCGACTCTCACTGTAACATCGTGCTGAGTGATGCGGTGGAGACCATATACCAATTGAACAACGAGGAGTTGAGCGAGTCTGAAAGACGATGCGAGATGGTGTTTATCAGAGGAGACACAGTGACTCTGATCAGCACGCCCAACGAGGACGACGATGGCGCGGTGGAGATATAG